A stretch of Caenibius tardaugens NBRC 16725 DNA encodes these proteins:
- the purF gene encoding amidophosphoribosyltransferase, translated as MMITHPFHDADGDKLREECGVFGVINAADAAAITALGLHALQHRGQEAAGITSFDGKEFYSRRGLGHVADNFSSGGAIGELPGSMAVGHVRYSTTGGAGLRNVQPLYAELASGGFAIAHNGNISNAIHLRQALVQKGAIFQSTSDTEVIIHLIATSRYPTLLDRFVDALRLVEGAYSLICTTPKRMVACRDPLGIRPLVMGKLGDAIVFASETVALDVVGAQFVREVEPGELVEVRPDGRVTSHRPFGDSNPRPCIFEHVYFSRPDSIMGGTSVYQARRQIGMELAKESPVEADLVVPVPDSGVPAAIGYAQQSGIPFELGIIRSHYVGRTFIQPSDGQRTSSVKRKHNANRALVEGKRIVLIDDSIVRGTTSLKIVEMMREAGAAEVHMRIASPPTMHSCFYGVDTPERSKLLAAKMDVDAMRDFIQADSLAFVSIDGLYRAVGTDSRKASCPQYCDACFTGDYPTTLTDHGDLEAATPPAKPVKVA; from the coding sequence ATGATGATAACCCATCCCTTCCATGACGCGGACGGCGACAAGCTGCGCGAAGAGTGCGGCGTTTTCGGCGTCATTAATGCAGCGGATGCTGCAGCTATCACGGCCCTCGGCCTTCATGCCCTGCAGCACCGCGGGCAAGAGGCTGCTGGCATCACCAGCTTTGACGGCAAGGAATTCTATTCCCGCCGTGGCCTGGGCCATGTGGCGGACAACTTCTCGTCCGGCGGCGCCATAGGTGAATTGCCCGGATCGATGGCTGTCGGCCATGTCAGGTATTCGACCACCGGCGGCGCTGGCCTGCGCAATGTGCAGCCGCTCTATGCGGAACTTGCCTCCGGCGGCTTCGCGATCGCGCACAACGGCAACATTTCCAATGCCATCCATCTGCGTCAGGCGCTGGTGCAGAAAGGCGCAATCTTCCAGTCGACCTCCGATACGGAAGTCATCATCCACCTCATCGCGACCAGTCGTTACCCGACTCTGCTCGACCGTTTTGTGGATGCCCTGCGTCTGGTCGAAGGGGCCTATTCTCTGATTTGCACCACGCCGAAGCGCATGGTTGCCTGCCGTGACCCACTGGGCATTCGTCCACTGGTGATGGGCAAGCTCGGCGATGCGATCGTCTTTGCCAGTGAAACGGTCGCGCTCGACGTGGTTGGCGCGCAATTCGTGCGCGAAGTCGAACCCGGTGAACTGGTCGAAGTGCGCCCCGATGGCCGTGTGACCAGCCATCGCCCGTTCGGCGACTCGAACCCGCGCCCCTGCATTTTCGAACATGTGTATTTCAGCCGCCCCGACTCGATCATGGGCGGCACCTCGGTCTATCAGGCCCGGCGCCAGATCGGCATGGAACTGGCAAAAGAATCGCCGGTGGAGGCCGATCTCGTCGTTCCGGTTCCTGACAGCGGCGTGCCGGCGGCAATCGGTTATGCCCAGCAATCGGGCATTCCGTTCGAACTCGGCATTATCCGCTCACACTATGTCGGGCGGACATTTATTCAGCCTTCGGATGGCCAGCGTACGTCAAGCGTCAAACGCAAACACAATGCCAATCGCGCACTCGTGGAAGGCAAACGGATTGTCCTGATTGACGATTCGATCGTGCGCGGCACCACAAGCCTCAAGATCGTGGAAATGATGCGCGAAGCAGGCGCGGCAGAAGTGCATATGCGCATCGCCAGCCCACCGACGATGCACAGTTGCTTCTATGGCGTCGACACGCCCGAACGGTCCAAGCTTCTGGCTGCCAAGATGGATGTCGATGCCATGCGCGACTTCATCCAGGCGGATAGCCTTGCCTTCGTTTCGATCGACGGACTGTATCGGGCTGTTGGCACCGATAGCCGCAAGGCTTCGTGCCCGCAGTACTGCGATGCGTGCTTCACCGGGGATTACCCCACCACGCTGACCGATCACGGCGACCTGGAAGCTGCCACCCCGCCGGCCAAACCAGTCAAGGTCGCATAA
- a CDS encoding ABC transporter ATP-binding protein, with amino-acid sequence MSDFVVRLAGLTRSFEQGGVKIDVLRGVDLDIRPGEIVALLGPSGSGKSTMLQAIGLLEGGFGGRIEIGGVEASALSGDARTSLRRDHLGFVYQFHHLLPDFSAIENVVLPQLVAGKSAAEAQARAKDLLVSLGLDKRLDHRPSQLSGGEQQRVAVARALANRPQLVLADEPTGNLDEATADMVLGQFLRLVRGQGSAALIATHNERLALAMDRVVRLHDGHLT; translated from the coding sequence ATGAGTGATTTCGTCGTTCGTCTTGCCGGGCTGACTCGCAGCTTCGAACAAGGCGGGGTGAAGATCGACGTTCTGCGTGGCGTCGATCTCGATATCAGGCCAGGCGAAATTGTCGCCCTGCTGGGGCCATCGGGTTCTGGCAAATCGACCATGTTGCAGGCGATCGGATTGCTTGAAGGCGGTTTCGGCGGTCGCATCGAGATTGGCGGTGTTGAGGCAAGCGCATTATCCGGCGATGCTCGCACGAGCCTGCGCCGCGATCATCTGGGTTTTGTCTATCAATTTCATCACCTCTTGCCCGACTTCTCGGCAATCGAAAATGTGGTGCTGCCGCAACTGGTGGCAGGCAAATCGGCCGCAGAAGCGCAAGCGCGCGCCAAGGACCTCCTTGTCTCCCTAGGGCTGGACAAACGTCTCGATCATCGTCCCAGCCAGCTTTCCGGTGGCGAACAGCAGCGCGTGGCTGTCGCCCGGGCGCTGGCAAACCGGCCGCAACTGGTTCTGGCTGATGAGCCGACGGGCAACCTCGATGAAGCAACCGCCGACATGGTTCTGGGTCAGTTTCTTCGTCTTGTGCGCGGGCAGGGTAGCGCCGCATTGATCGCCACACATAACGAGCGGCTGGCGCTGGCCATGGACCGGGTCGTGCGGTTGCACGATGGCCACCTGACCTGA
- a CDS encoding SAM-dependent methyltransferase, protein MQRGNALLDAGNRIGNGLGWFMRFWKRGFQRLLDHIDAALHTGSIRVRMPNGTIRDLGGRAPGFDAELELRSWRALARLATSGSVGWYRAWELGEWSSPDPVPLFALFMANGEALGNAGRARGLWRQAARAAHWFNRNSRAGAARNIHAHYDLGNDFYAQWLDPSMTYSSAVFDHGGPLEGAQKRKWDLLAERVGTPGTLLEIGCGWGGLANYFAGRSVAVTAISLSDEQLAWARARHNAAIAFRKQDYRDVEGPFDAVVSVEMVEAVGREYWPAFFDSVARCLRPGGKAALQYIAMKDELFDDYAASVDFIQAYIFPGGLLIRGSEFQRLAEERGLSWEDQRDFGNDYAETLRLWRMQFDNAVVEGRLPAGFDARFTRLWQFYLMYCEGGFRGGGITVSQVTLVKRG, encoded by the coding sequence ATGCAGCGAGGAAACGCCTTGCTCGATGCGGGCAATCGGATCGGAAACGGTCTGGGCTGGTTCATGCGCTTCTGGAAACGCGGTTTTCAACGTCTGCTCGATCACATCGATGCTGCCTTGCACACCGGCAGCATACGTGTGCGCATGCCCAATGGCACGATCCGCGATCTGGGTGGGCGGGCACCGGGATTCGACGCCGAACTGGAGTTGCGAAGCTGGCGGGCGCTGGCGCGACTGGCCACCAGCGGTTCTGTCGGCTGGTATCGTGCGTGGGAACTCGGGGAATGGTCAAGCCCCGATCCGGTGCCCTTGTTCGCGCTGTTTATGGCCAATGGCGAGGCTCTGGGCAATGCTGGACGCGCGCGTGGATTGTGGCGACAGGCAGCCCGCGCGGCCCATTGGTTTAACCGGAACAGCCGCGCCGGGGCGGCACGAAACATTCACGCACATTACGATCTGGGCAATGATTTCTACGCGCAGTGGCTGGACCCGAGCATGACCTATTCCAGTGCCGTTTTCGATCACGGCGGCCCGCTGGAGGGCGCGCAGAAGCGGAAATGGGATTTGCTGGCGGAACGGGTGGGCACACCGGGCACTCTGCTGGAAATCGGTTGCGGATGGGGGGGATTGGCCAACTATTTCGCAGGCCGCAGTGTTGCGGTGACTGCGATCAGCCTCTCCGACGAACAGCTGGCATGGGCACGGGCGCGACATAACGCTGCGATTGCCTTCCGAAAGCAGGATTATCGCGATGTCGAGGGACCGTTCGATGCCGTAGTGAGCGTGGAAATGGTTGAGGCGGTGGGTCGCGAATACTGGCCCGCGTTTTTCGACAGTGTGGCGCGTTGCCTCAGACCCGGTGGCAAGGCCGCGCTTCAGTACATCGCCATGAAAGATGAACTGTTCGACGATTACGCCGCCAGCGTCGATTTTATACAGGCCTATATCTTTCCCGGCGGGTTGCTGATCCGGGGCAGCGAGTTTCAGCGACTGGCCGAAGAACGCGGGTTGTCATGGGAAGATCAGCGCGATTTCGGGAATGACTATGCTGAGACGTTGCGCCTGTGGCGCATGCAATTTGACAACGCCGTTGTCGAAGGCCGCCTGCCTGCCGGCTTCGATGCGCGTTTCACCCGTCTGTGGCAGTTCTATCTGATGTATTGCGAAGGCGGATTTCGCGGTGGCGGGATTACCGTCAGCCAGGTCACGCTTGTGAAACGGGGGTGA
- a CDS encoding lipoprotein-releasing ABC transporter permease subunit, with amino-acid sequence MLLSPFEWTIAKRYMLPGRGEAFIAMVAGISLAAVMLGVAALVIVMSVMNGFRGELLDKIVGLNGHAIIQAYGGRLENWQSVLKEVKATPGVVRASPLIEQPLLASFNGRVEAILVRGNTQVDINRLEAQKQAGNLDRLKPGAGQVAVGARLAENLGVRVGDVITIINPQGRSTPFGTVPREIGYTVSAIFEIGIYDYDQAFVVMPIQDAQTLLLTGDSIGMIEVKTNDPDKVGQILAPLSKKLAGQAVIQDWKTINASLFEALAVERVAMFIVLSIIVLVAVFNILSSLIMLVRAKTRDIAIMRTMGATRKSLMKIFVTIGFVIGALGTLAGLVLGFVFLFFRQPIVRLIEVLSGQNLWDPSIRFLTELPSRTDPAEVTVICVMALVFSFLATLYPALKAASTDPVQVLRYE; translated from the coding sequence TTGCTTCTTTCCCCCTTCGAATGGACAATCGCCAAGCGCTACATGCTGCCCGGTCGCGGGGAAGCTTTTATCGCGATGGTCGCCGGTATCAGCCTCGCTGCTGTGATGCTTGGAGTCGCCGCGCTCGTCATCGTGATGAGCGTGATGAACGGCTTTCGTGGAGAATTGCTCGACAAGATTGTCGGTCTCAACGGCCATGCCATCATTCAGGCCTATGGCGGGCGGCTGGAGAACTGGCAGAGCGTGCTGAAGGAAGTGAAGGCGACGCCGGGTGTCGTCCGCGCATCGCCTTTGATCGAACAGCCTTTGCTGGCCAGTTTTAACGGCCGTGTCGAAGCGATCCTGGTTCGTGGCAATACCCAGGTGGATATAAACCGGCTCGAAGCGCAGAAGCAGGCAGGCAATCTCGATCGACTGAAACCGGGGGCAGGGCAGGTCGCCGTCGGCGCGCGACTTGCGGAAAATCTCGGGGTGCGTGTTGGCGATGTGATCACCATCATCAATCCGCAGGGGCGTTCCACCCCCTTTGGCACAGTGCCGCGCGAAATTGGCTACACGGTGTCCGCGATCTTCGAAATCGGGATTTACGATTACGATCAGGCCTTTGTCGTCATGCCCATTCAGGATGCGCAAACGCTGCTGCTGACCGGCGATTCGATTGGCATGATCGAGGTAAAGACGAACGATCCGGACAAAGTTGGGCAGATCCTCGCCCCGCTGAGCAAAAAACTTGCCGGACAAGCGGTGATTCAGGATTGGAAGACGATCAATGCCAGTCTGTTCGAGGCGCTCGCCGTCGAACGCGTGGCGATGTTCATCGTGCTGTCGATCATTGTGCTGGTGGCGGTGTTCAACATCCTGTCCAGCCTGATCATGCTGGTTAGGGCCAAAACGCGCGACATTGCGATCATGCGCACCATGGGGGCGACGCGCAAAAGCCTGATGAAAATCTTCGTGACGATCGGTTTTGTGATTGGCGCATTGGGCACCCTTGCCGGTCTGGTTCTCGGGTTTGTCTTTCTCTTTTTCCGTCAGCCCATCGTGCGGCTGATCGAAGTTCTCAGTGGTCAGAATCTGTGGGATCCCTCGATCCGCTTTTTGACCGAACTGCCTTCGCGCACCGATCCTGCCGAAGTAACGGTGATCTGCGTGATGGCGCTGGTTTTCAGTTTTCTGGCCACGCTCTATCCCGCTCTGAAGGCGGCCAGCACGGACCCGGTACAGGTGTTGCGTTATGAGTGA
- the dnaE gene encoding DNA polymerase III subunit alpha has translation MAYAPFVPLRVLSSYSMLEGAIDPKALAQLAKDRGFPAIAICDRNGLYGSVAFAGACRDKGIQPIVGTLLGVARGGGGDSAQVDYLPLFAQDEKGWDNLCHLVSRAHLDRPLHEDPHVLREWLEGYTDSLIALTGAAEGAITRLFALGQNEQAYAYSEWLEKLFPERLYVELSRRNDATEEAAEEALLDLAYAHNLPLVATNPANFAEQHFRAAHDAMLCIANSTHIDAPERPRSSADNFVKPVEVMAELFADLPEAMANTLVVAQRCATAPPKRKPILPSLAGDLEGEARMMAEDARRGLDMRLAPYGEMSAEERKIYDDRLQFEIDIITRMGFPGYFLIVADFIKWAKENGIPVGPGRGSGAGSLVAWVLTITDLDPIRLGLLFERFLNPERVSMPDFDIDFCETRRGEVIRYVQQKYGHDHVAQIITFGKLKARAVLRDCGRILQMSYGQVDRLCKMVPNHPTDPWTLPRALNGAADFRHEYDVDPEVKRLVDLALQLEGLPRNSSTHAAGVVIGDRPLSQLVPLYRDPRSDMPVTQFDMKHVEDSGLVKFDFLGLKTLSVLRKAVDLLGKRGITVELEGLPWDDPQVYELLQSGNTVGVFQLESEGMRRTLASVKPTNFGDIIALVSLYRPGPMDNIPLFGKRKSGLEPIEYPHPKLEGILSETYGIFVYQEQVMQAAQILAGYSLGDADLLRRAMGKKIQAEMDIQRARFVEGCKEVSEIEPKKANELFDLIDKFAGYGFNKSHAAAYALLAYQTAWLKAHYPEEFYAASMCFDMHQSEKLSVFIDDARRQKVPIVIAGPDMNRSEAEFTVEQTEEGYAVRYALAGIRNVGEKAMEAIVTEREANGPFASLDDLFRRLPPGSMNRRQVEALAGAGGFDRLEPNRAKVFASAEILMGAADAAMRERQSGQAGLFGGDDHAEPSLRLVDAEPWSRTEQMAQERDNFGFYFAAHPVEQYRAIASANGARSFAGLMESGVAGGRASAVMAAMVEGASRGKTRKGADFVRADFSDSSGQFSAACFEESMVEPFVKWAKEGACVLLNVELDSPSPDEPPRVTVRGARPLAEVKSAARMRLTLEISEVDAVHTLAGLLPQGEKGKGEVVARLRTTRGDAPLMRLGDGFQLDGELAERIQEIPGISKVALSAIPNGRHLRLVA, from the coding sequence ATGGCCTACGCCCCATTTGTACCGTTGCGGGTTCTTTCATCTTATTCGATGCTCGAAGGGGCGATCGATCCCAAGGCGCTTGCGCAATTGGCTAAGGATCGCGGCTTTCCTGCCATTGCGATCTGCGACCGTAACGGCCTTTATGGATCGGTGGCCTTTGCTGGTGCTTGCCGTGACAAAGGCATCCAGCCTATTGTCGGAACCCTGCTGGGCGTTGCGCGCGGCGGTGGCGGAGACAGCGCACAGGTCGATTACCTGCCGCTGTTTGCGCAGGACGAGAAGGGATGGGACAATCTTTGCCATCTCGTAAGCCGGGCGCACCTCGATCGTCCGTTGCACGAAGACCCCCATGTTCTGCGGGAATGGCTGGAAGGCTATACGGATAGTCTGATCGCACTGACGGGCGCGGCAGAAGGTGCGATCACGCGCCTGTTCGCGCTGGGTCAGAACGAACAGGCTTACGCCTATAGCGAGTGGCTGGAAAAGCTTTTTCCCGAACGCCTCTATGTGGAACTGTCGCGCCGTAATGATGCGACGGAAGAAGCCGCTGAAGAGGCCTTGCTCGACCTTGCCTATGCGCACAATCTGCCGTTGGTGGCGACCAATCCGGCCAATTTCGCAGAACAGCATTTCCGTGCGGCCCATGACGCGATGCTGTGTATCGCCAATTCGACCCACATCGATGCGCCCGAGCGGCCGCGTTCGTCGGCTGATAACTTTGTCAAACCTGTCGAAGTGATGGCCGAGCTGTTCGCCGACCTGCCGGAAGCGATGGCGAATACGCTGGTCGTCGCCCAGCGTTGCGCCACGGCGCCCCCCAAACGGAAGCCGATCCTTCCCAGCCTTGCGGGCGATCTGGAAGGCGAGGCCCGGATGATGGCGGAAGATGCGCGGCGCGGGCTGGATATGCGTCTGGCACCCTACGGGGAAATGAGCGCGGAAGAGCGGAAGATTTATGACGATCGGCTGCAATTCGAAATCGACATCATCACCAGAATGGGATTTCCCGGTTACTTCCTGATCGTTGCCGACTTCATCAAGTGGGCGAAGGAAAATGGTATTCCGGTTGGGCCTGGGCGTGGTTCGGGCGCCGGTTCGCTGGTCGCCTGGGTGCTCACGATCACGGACCTCGATCCGATCAGGCTGGGCCTGCTGTTCGAACGCTTCCTCAATCCGGAACGCGTTTCGATGCCTGACTTCGATATCGATTTCTGCGAAACGCGGCGCGGTGAAGTCATCCGTTATGTGCAGCAGAAATACGGGCACGACCATGTGGCCCAGATCATCACCTTCGGTAAGCTGAAAGCCCGTGCGGTACTGCGCGATTGCGGCCGTATCCTGCAGATGAGCTATGGTCAGGTCGATCGCTTGTGCAAGATGGTGCCCAATCACCCGACCGATCCATGGACGCTGCCCCGTGCCTTGAACGGGGCAGCGGATTTCCGCCATGAATACGATGTCGATCCGGAGGTAAAGCGTCTGGTCGATCTGGCGCTGCAACTGGAAGGGTTGCCGCGCAACAGTTCAACCCATGCCGCGGGCGTTGTGATCGGCGACCGGCCGTTGTCGCAACTGGTTCCGCTGTATCGCGATCCGCGTTCGGATATGCCGGTCACCCAGTTCGACATGAAGCATGTCGAGGATTCGGGGCTGGTCAAGTTCGACTTCCTCGGGCTGAAAACGCTTTCGGTGCTGCGCAAGGCGGTCGATCTGCTGGGAAAACGCGGGATCACTGTGGAACTGGAAGGCCTGCCGTGGGACGATCCGCAGGTTTATGAATTGCTTCAGTCAGGCAACACCGTGGGCGTGTTCCAGTTGGAATCGGAAGGGATGCGCCGCACGCTGGCATCGGTGAAGCCCACCAATTTCGGCGATATCATCGCGCTCGTTTCGCTTTATCGGCCGGGCCCGATGGATAACATCCCCCTGTTCGGCAAGCGCAAGAGCGGGCTGGAACCGATCGAATACCCGCATCCCAAACTGGAAGGTATCCTGTCGGAAACCTACGGGATTTTTGTTTATCAGGAACAGGTGATGCAGGCTGCGCAGATCCTGGCCGGTTACTCGCTGGGTGATGCTGACCTGTTGCGCCGGGCGATGGGCAAGAAGATCCAGGCTGAAATGGATATCCAGCGCGCCCGGTTTGTCGAAGGGTGCAAGGAGGTCTCCGAAATTGAACCGAAAAAGGCCAACGAACTGTTCGATTTGATCGACAAGTTCGCGGGTTACGGATTCAACAAGAGCCACGCTGCGGCGTATGCCTTGCTGGCTTACCAGACCGCGTGGCTGAAGGCGCATTATCCGGAAGAGTTCTACGCGGCGTCGATGTGCTTCGACATGCATCAGTCGGAAAAACTCAGTGTGTTCATCGACGATGCGCGCCGCCAGAAAGTGCCGATCGTCATCGCAGGGCCGGATATGAACCGGTCCGAAGCCGAATTCACGGTTGAGCAGACCGAAGAAGGCTATGCGGTGCGCTACGCGCTGGCCGGTATTCGCAACGTCGGTGAAAAGGCGATGGAGGCGATTGTGACAGAGCGGGAGGCGAACGGTCCGTTCGCATCGCTCGACGATCTGTTCCGCCGCCTTCCGCCGGGGTCGATGAACCGCCGGCAGGTCGAAGCACTGGCCGGGGCGGGGGGCTTCGATCGTCTTGAACCAAATCGCGCCAAGGTTTTTGCGAGCGCCGAAATTCTGATGGGCGCGGCCGATGCCGCCATGCGCGAACGGCAGAGCGGGCAAGCCGGGTTGTTCGGGGGAGACGATCATGCCGAACCGTCGTTGCGGCTGGTCGATGCCGAACCATGGAGCCGAACGGAACAGATGGCGCAAGAGCGCGACAATTTCGGGTTCTATTTCGCGGCACATCCGGTGGAACAATATCGTGCGATCGCCAGTGCCAATGGGGCGCGGTCCTTTGCCGGATTGATGGAAAGCGGCGTGGCGGGCGGCCGGGCATCAGCGGTTATGGCGGCGATGGTCGAAGGGGCCAGCCGCGGCAAGACGCGCAAGGGTGCTGATTTTGTGCGCGCCGATTTCTCCGATTCCTCGGGGCAGTTCAGCGCGGCATGTTTCGAGGAAAGTATGGTGGAGCCCTTCGTCAAATGGGCGAAGGAGGGGGCCTGCGTTCTTCTGAATGTTGAACTCGACAGCCCAAGCCCGGACGAACCGCCTCGGGTTACGGTGCGTGGGGCACGGCCTTTGGCAGAGGTGAAAAGTGCGGCGCGGATGCGGCTCACACTGGAAATTAGCGAAGTCGATGCCGTTCACACGCTGGCCGGGCTGCTGCCGCAGGGCGAAAAGGGCAAGGGCGAGGTCGTGGCGCGCTTGCGCACCACGCGCGGCGATGCCCCGCTGATGCGACTGGGCGATGGATTCCAGCTTGATGGGGAACTGGCTGAACGGATTCAGGAGATACCCGGAATCAGCAAAGTTGCGCTCAGTGCCATACCCAATGGGCGCCATTTGCGCCTTGTTGCCTGA
- a CDS encoding Yip1 family protein, whose product MDDNPVSGPQSKNLVDRVKAILTKPAQEWPQIEAENSTIADIFTKYVLPLAAIGPISLFIGSQIFGFGALGFTYRPSFTSALGTAVTSYVIALISIAVLAFLINVLAPRFDGKENKLSAVKLAAYSMTAGWVAGILGLIPSLGIIGALAGLYGIYLFYLGAPTLMKVPQDKAAGYTAVTIIAAIILFFIASTISSTVAGLFGHRPYENLAESGEMSGTVSIPGMGSINLDKAQKAADRAEKMANGEIKPVAIDALKTLLPASIGAYTRTSVDSMSAGGMSNASGTYANGDSRFDLRISDTNALGALGGIGAAMGVEQSSESEDGYDRTQVVDGRMQTEKWSKSGSNGTFGVLLADRFMVEAEGSVPNIDVLKQAVSSIDASALAKLAGS is encoded by the coding sequence ATGGACGATAATCCTGTTTCAGGCCCGCAGTCGAAAAATCTTGTCGATCGGGTCAAAGCGATCCTTACCAAGCCGGCGCAAGAATGGCCGCAGATCGAAGCCGAAAATTCAACCATCGCAGACATATTCACCAAATATGTACTCCCCTTGGCTGCGATTGGTCCGATTTCCCTCTTTATCGGAAGCCAGATTTTCGGTTTCGGCGCTCTCGGGTTCACTTATCGCCCGAGTTTCACAAGCGCACTCGGCACGGCTGTAACCAGCTATGTCATCGCCCTGATCTCCATTGCGGTTCTGGCATTTCTTATCAATGTGCTGGCCCCCCGGTTCGACGGGAAGGAAAACAAACTCAGCGCCGTCAAACTCGCGGCCTACAGCATGACCGCAGGCTGGGTTGCCGGGATACTGGGCCTGATCCCCTCGCTGGGCATTATCGGTGCGCTAGCCGGGCTTTACGGCATATACCTTTTCTACCTTGGCGCCCCCACACTGATGAAAGTGCCGCAGGACAAGGCCGCAGGGTACACCGCCGTAACGATTATCGCCGCGATTATCCTGTTTTTCATCGCAAGCACGATTTCGTCCACCGTCGCCGGCCTGTTCGGACATCGCCCCTATGAAAATCTTGCCGAGAGTGGGGAGATGTCGGGTACCGTGTCCATTCCCGGCATGGGCTCCATCAATCTCGACAAGGCACAGAAGGCCGCCGACCGCGCGGAAAAAATGGCGAACGGTGAAATTAAGCCCGTTGCAATCGATGCGCTGAAGACCCTGCTCCCCGCCAGCATCGGTGCCTATACCCGCACGAGCGTGGACAGCATGTCCGCCGGCGGAATGAGCAATGCCTCCGGCACTTATGCCAATGGCGACAGCCGCTTTGACCTGCGGATTTCCGATACCAACGCGCTCGGCGCTCTTGGCGGGATTGGTGCCGCGATGGGCGTGGAACAGTCGAGCGAAAGCGAGGATGGCTACGACCGGACCCAGGTCGTCGATGGCCGCATGCAAACCGAAAAATGGAGCAAATCCGGCAGCAATGGTACCTTCGGCGTACTTCTTGCCGACCGTTTTATGGTGGAAGCCGAAGGCAGTGTGCCAAACATCGATGTGCTCAAGCAGGCGGTCAGCTCGATCGATGCCTCCGCACTCGCCAAGCTTGCCGGATCATGA
- a CDS encoding SDR family NAD(P)-dependent oxidoreductase has protein sequence MTAPFENQLALVTGASQGIGAATAKALAAAGAHVILTARNDRNLEEVEQAIHQAGGNATIAPLDLSEGDGISRLATAIANRWDRLDIIVIAGAILPELTPVTQIDQRGFTKALTVNVLATQALIGAFDPLMKRSDNARIVGLTSSVGHKPRAYWGAYAASKAAFEMLLDCHAQEVEKISNTRVAIVDPGATRTAMRKRAYPGEDPQIVKPASVVADRIVALLQEPFSTGHRERVPNPD, from the coding sequence ATGACCGCACCTTTCGAGAACCAGCTGGCGCTGGTCACTGGCGCCAGCCAGGGCATTGGGGCAGCCACAGCCAAGGCCCTTGCCGCCGCTGGCGCGCATGTCATCCTGACAGCGCGTAACGATCGCAATCTGGAAGAGGTCGAGCAGGCCATCCATCAGGCAGGCGGCAACGCCACGATTGCCCCGCTAGACTTGTCCGAAGGGGACGGGATTTCGCGCCTCGCAACGGCCATCGCCAACCGTTGGGATCGTCTGGACATCATCGTCATCGCCGGAGCGATCCTGCCGGAACTGACCCCGGTCACGCAGATCGATCAACGTGGTTTCACCAAGGCCCTCACTGTCAATGTGCTGGCAACCCAGGCCCTGATCGGCGCGTTCGATCCGCTGATGAAACGCAGCGACAACGCACGTATTGTCGGCCTTACCAGCAGTGTCGGGCACAAGCCCCGCGCGTACTGGGGTGCCTATGCGGCAAGCAAGGCAGCCTTTGAAATGCTGCTCGATTGCCATGCGCAGGAAGTGGAGAAAATCTCCAACACGCGCGTCGCTATCGTGGACCCGGGGGCAACCCGCACCGCCATGCGCAAACGCGCCTACCCCGGTGAAGACCCGCAAATCGTCAAGCCTGCCAGCGTGGTTGCCGACCGCATCGTTGCGCTGTTGCAGGAACCTTTCAGCACCGGGCATCGCGAACGCGTTCCCAACCCGGACTGA
- a CDS encoding glutathione peroxidase codes for MGSLSVIGDFAVERPDGSVQNLADKQGKVLLVVNTASKCGFTPQYEGLEALYRKYADTGFEVIAFPCNQFGKQEPGDAAEIASFCKLTYDVSFPVMKKVDVNGDGAIPLYNWLKQQAPGVFGTRGIKWNFTKFLIDRAGHVVKRYGPAEKPGALERDIEALL; via the coding sequence ATCGGCAGCTTGAGCGTCATCGGCGACTTCGCGGTCGAACGACCGGATGGCAGCGTGCAGAACCTTGCCGACAAACAGGGCAAGGTTCTGCTGGTTGTGAACACCGCCAGCAAGTGCGGCTTCACGCCCCAATATGAAGGGCTCGAGGCGCTTTACCGCAAATACGCGGACACGGGCTTTGAAGTCATTGCTTTCCCCTGCAACCAGTTTGGCAAGCAGGAGCCGGGCGATGCCGCAGAAATCGCCAGTTTTTGCAAACTGACCTATGATGTCAGTTTCCCGGTCATGAAAAAGGTCGATGTCAACGGCGACGGGGCTATTCCGCTTTATAATTGGCTGAAACAGCAGGCCCCCGGCGTTTTCGGTACGCGCGGGATCAAGTGGAATTTCACCAAATTCCTCATCGATCGCGCAGGCCATGTTGTGAAACGCTATGGCCCGGCAGAAAAACCGGGCGCGCTGGAACGCGATATCGAAGCCTTGCTCTAG